In Bacteroidota bacterium, a single genomic region encodes these proteins:
- a CDS encoding transcriptional regulator: MKNIIAGLNKMFNNRLRIGIMAILVVNDWVEFNNLKELLEATDGNLASHIKALELEDYIEVKKQFVGRKPKTSYRATIIGRTAFEDHINGLSSIMENVKK; this comes from the coding sequence ATGAAAAATATCATTGCAGGACTAAATAAAATGTTTAACAATCGATTACGGATTGGTATTATGGCCATATTGGTTGTGAACGACTGGGTGGAATTCAATAACCTGAAAGAACTGCTTGAAGCCACCGATGGAAATCTGGCATCTCACATTAAAGCCTTAGAACTCGAAGATTATATTGAAGTTAAGAAGCAGTTCGTGGGCAGAAAACCCAAAACTAGTTATAGAGCAACTATCATTGGTCGAACAGCCTTTGAAGATCATATTAATGGCCTGAGCTCCATCATGGAGAATGTAAAGAAGTAA
- a CDS encoding 6,7-dimethyl-8-ribityllumazine synthase, with amino-acid sequence MQIKSEPSPDFEFLPKEQAANIKVGLLVSEWNIKITSALLKKCIETLEKHHISKENIELKWIPGSFELPLGAQWMFEYRHVDAVACLGCIIQGETPHFQFISESVALTIGQLAIKYNRPVAFGVITANTDQQALDRAGGKVGNKGEEAAIALLKMLKVKSEFAEPKSPLGFK; translated from the coding sequence ATGCAAATAAAAAGTGAACCATCTCCTGATTTTGAGTTTCTGCCAAAAGAACAAGCAGCAAACATCAAAGTCGGATTGCTCGTTTCGGAATGGAATATTAAAATAACATCAGCCCTGCTTAAAAAGTGTATTGAAACACTGGAAAAACACCATATTTCCAAAGAAAATATTGAACTGAAATGGATACCTGGATCTTTTGAACTTCCTTTAGGGGCTCAATGGATGTTTGAATATAGACATGTTGATGCTGTCGCCTGTCTGGGTTGCATCATTCAAGGTGAAACGCCTCATTTTCAGTTTATCTCTGAAAGTGTGGCTTTAACTATCGGACAACTTGCTATAAAATACAACAGACCGGTAGCATTTGGTGTGATTACAGCCAACACCGACCAGCAAGCACTCGATCGTGCTGGGGGGAAAGTTGGCAATAAAGGAGAAGAAGCAGCTATCGCATTGCTTAAAATGTTGAAAGTAAAGTCAGAATTTGCTGAACCAAAATCGCCATTAGGTTTCAAGTAA
- a CDS encoding tetratricopeptide repeat protein, which translates to MVKKDTEKTAAAFKIPIFTLENKTKLEDFFEKYKKQLTYVLGGILVIILLTFAYKNFVIKPQQLQAQDLMFMAEDLFGKDSFELALNGSAESFYGFLDILDEFKMTESGNLARYYTGICYYKLGDYEEALVHLKKFKTNSLLLKPIALGTIGDCYSDLEEYTKALKYYYKAADATANEFTTPIYLMKAGGVLEHLEEYEKSIKVYERIKKEFKDSKEASNADKYIGRASAKAAL; encoded by the coding sequence ATGGTAAAGAAAGATACAGAAAAAACAGCAGCGGCTTTTAAGATTCCGATTTTTACACTGGAAAACAAAACCAAACTGGAAGACTTTTTTGAGAAGTATAAAAAGCAACTAACCTACGTTTTAGGAGGTATTCTTGTCATTATTCTATTAACATTTGCCTACAAAAATTTTGTTATTAAGCCTCAACAATTACAAGCTCAGGACTTGATGTTTATGGCTGAAGACTTATTTGGTAAAGACTCATTTGAATTAGCACTAAATGGATCAGCTGAAAGTTTTTATGGCTTTTTGGATATCCTGGATGAATTTAAAATGACAGAATCAGGCAACCTTGCTCGCTATTATACTGGTATTTGCTATTATAAATTAGGCGATTATGAAGAAGCCCTTGTCCATTTAAAAAAATTCAAGACCAATAGCTTGCTGTTGAAACCTATTGCACTGGGAACCATTGGAGACTGTTACTCCGATCTTGAAGAGTATACCAAAGCTTTGAAATACTATTATAAAGCAGCAGATGCTACCGCAAACGAATTTACCACTCCAATTTATTTAATGAAAGCTGGTGGTGTTTTGGAGCATTTGGAAGAGTACGAAAAATCAATTAAGGTATACGAACGGATTAAAAAGGAATTCAAAGATTCCAAAGAAGCAAGCAATGCTGATAAGTATATTGGCAGAGCAAGTGCAAAAGCAGCATTATAA